From Schizosaccharomyces pombe strain 972h- genome assembly, chromosome: II, the proteins below share one genomic window:
- the med8 gene encoding mediator complex subunit Med8, translating to MEDISTEKTVESLEAIRHRIAQIVQSLTHFLAILHQSESLSPWPTIHKNFNILLSQIHSLSNNLAAHSHTLQTTSIYPSLEFPVKEQEPLLTTLLRTKALPEVEEWEANTLQEYEASISSQPKKKEANDAYQKDQLWDQARIIFMEERENYSWFDFVTRRQESEGEFVSQRQLEIDRATEEQNANQMLTDILSFMKSGKR from the exons atggaagacATATCTACCGAAAAAACAGTGGAATCTTTGGAAGCAATCCGACATAGAATAGCACAAATTGTTCAATCGTTAACTCATTTTCTTGCAATTCTTCATCAAAGCGAATCTCTTTCACCATG GCCTACGATACATAAAAACTTCAACATTTTGCTGTCTCAAATTCATTCTTTAAGTAATAATTTAGCAGCTCATTCTCACACTCTTCAAACAACTAGCATATACCCGTCTCTTGAATTCCCAGTTAAAGAACAAGAGCCATTATTGACCACCCTACTCCGAACAAAAGCTCTCCCTGAAGTAGAAGAATGGGAGGCAAATACCCTTCAAGAATATGAAGCATCTATATCATCACAAcctaaaaagaaagaggcTAACGACGCCTATCAAAAGGACCAATTATGGGACCAAGCAAGAATCATATTTATGGAAGAACGAGAAAATTATAGCTGGTTTGATTTTGTAACCCGAAGGCAGGAATCAGAAGGAGAGTTTGTGAGCCAGCGACAACTAGAGATTGATAGAGCTACGGAGGAACAAAATGCAAATCAAATGTTAACAGACATACTATCATTCATGAAATCAGGTAAACGTTAA